Sequence from the Chelonoidis abingdonii isolate Lonesome George chromosome 1, CheloAbing_2.0, whole genome shotgun sequence genome:
AAAATATTGGTGCCACAAGTGATCCTTTTTGAAAAATGAGATCTTTGTGCCATATATAAATGCATTTAAACCATGGATAGTAATGTTTTAGAGGTTTCACCTCATGTAAACTGTTCTTTGAAGAGGCCAAAAGTACTACTGATTAGAAATGGCCCTAAACATGAGCCAAAATACAGAAGCTGCCTGAACCTTGAGGTGGGAGGTTTTTTAAATCCCCAGATCAGCACTAGCCCTATGGTTCTAGTTCCAGGTCACTTCTAAAATCAGAAAAGCAGGCATGTCTTCTACATATAGTTCAGATGCACCACAAAATGGTGGAATCGTCATGAATAGCTGATCTCATGAGACTTCAGGTATTTGAGGGCCAAAATCTCAACAgttcatgagatttttaaaccCATTTTAATTCTTCTGATCTTAACACCACTATCATTGCCTAGCTTTTGTCCTGACTGAAGGGCTTACAGAATTGAAAAAAGACTGACTAAAACATCTAGAGAGCTGAAGTCAGGTGCTTTGAAAAGAATGTCTCATGTACAATGACAGACTGGTTTAATGGTGATAGAAACATCTGATTTTTAAGTTGATCTAGTCTGTCTTTTTGGAACAGTGAACCATTCAACTTTTCAGTCATGTACATCGACACTCATTTTTGTGCAGTAGTCATTAACACATTAAACTGAGCTTGTAACTGTTAGCCTTTTGAGAAGTTTCTTTTGATTGTACAACATAATCCATGAAACGACATACAAAAGTCCAAAGTAGTTACTTGGCTTCTAGTTCATAACTGCTTCTATCTCAAAACAGTTTCAGACTCCTGAAATGAAAAGAGAACCCATATTTGTATAAGATATTAGTGGTAATGCATGATCTTATTTTGTAGCTCTCTATGTATTTGATAACTGTGTAAAAATGTACAGAATTGCTGTTGCTAACAAATTGATTgcctataaatattttaatattttggttgCACACATTGACTGTTAATAGTGCCACATGAATTCTTAAATGCCATTCACTGTACAGATCTCTTCAGTCTCTATGCAGCTTTCAAAATGAAGCCCTGTATTGTTCAATTGGATTTCCTATGCTTTTCTATTCACAGAAGTTTGAAGTATATGACAGTAAAGGTAAACTGCCAATACTGTGCAGGCTCTTGCTTTAAGTTTGCTACAGGAAACCATTCTGGCAAATTCCCTTTGTATGTTTTGAGTCTTTTAACAGTCTAAGTGAACGCTAAAGTTAAATTCTACAGAAATGGATGATGTAAAACTTGGGATAAGGAGGATAAAATTTTCCATCAACTCCTGCTGTCAAGATTATCTATAGAAGCATGTTACTGCCAGCAGTTTCCTCATGTTTTTACAAGAGTTTCCAGTTTGGTTTATGAAGTAACTAGTGGTGGTTTTATGGCTTACGGTGGTGCATTATTTGTGCAAACAGGACTagaatttacctttttaaaacccCCCGCCCTCCCAAAGTGAGGTGCTTGTGGCTCTGAGGCTTGCCTGGCTGTGTGAACAGAAAAAGGAATCTGATTTGCATCAATGGTTTTCCTGTAGCAGCCATGGTTTGGGATCATGATGACCCAAGATAAAATAATGTGATAGGCTATTGCCAATGGAAATAGCTTCAGCTCTACCTGAATTGGAAGTTTAGTTACAATaaatacttatttaaaaatagatgttTTAACACTGCAGAAGTATCAAGTGTATTGCGCAGAGACTGTTAAAGTGAAAAGCATAATTTGGTGACTTACTGCACACTAACTTTGCCCAATGTTGGTGTATTGACAAGTCACTGTGGAGAAaatcaaaaggggaaaaaacctagTTGGTTTGTTTATCAACTTCATTCTGAGAAGAGAAATTTGAAGGAAAATCCCCAACTTAAATTGTAAACATTTTGAACTGCTTGCATGGATTTCCTTTAAAGATTGATGTaagaattttgactttttatatttgagataaatatcaaaataaaatctGAACTAGTGCTGTGTGTGCCATCTTTCAGTAGGCACTAGTTTTACCACTGGTAGCAAAGTGCTGATATACAATGCTTATGCCCCATCTGAAAAGGGTTTGAGGACTGCTTAAATATAGCACCGCCACTGTAGTTAGCCCTCTCCGTGCTCCAGTTCAAACGTCATTGTAAATGTGGCCTAAAACTGACAGTCATGCACACTTGCTCCTGTTGTGTTCTGAATAGTTCAAGTAATAGTGTGGGTGCAAATACAGTTGAACTTTTTTTAACTGCTTCTACAGCCCTGTGCTGTAGGAGTTGTCTAGTCACAAACCATTTTAAACTGAACTTGGCAGAGTTGAGCTGTTTTCATTCTTCAAGTTGCCTATTAAATTGCCAGGGTGTGTAAATGTTCAAGTCCTCTCTGCTCCAGCCAGATCAGTCACATTCCTTACTCCCTGTCTACTATGTAGACATTGTTGATAGCCCTAAACTGTAGCACTAGTTTGGCTTTTTTGTAGGAAAAGCAGTTTTAAAGCTTCCTTTTTGTCTTTTAGTGCCAGCTGTGGAGTGCAGGTTCTCTCCCTCATCCTGGCACTTTGTTCCCACTATAGGAGAGGGGATCTTAACTTCATACTCCATTCTTTCTCCCACATGATAAATGTCTCATGTAGGACACCCAGCAAACACTGATGCTGCTTGCAAAGCTTTCTGAGAGAGCCATGAAGGTTAGCACCAAAACATTTCACTCTTTTTCTGCAGGAAGTTCCAGGAGCTTGGGAGCCAGGAAGTTGTGTAGAATGGCCCTAGGCTAAAAGGAGTAGTGATGGAGGAGAACCTAGAAAGGTCACATCCATTTTCAGAGACTGAGATTCAAGCACTGTTTGTGTTGCATTCTGAAAGATGGGATCAAGGGAGTCTGTACTGACTGTCCCTCCAAGTGCtgctctcaaaaaaaaaacaaaaaaaaaaacccatcctgACAACTGCCTTTTCTCTTGTCTATATCTCATCTCATCTCATGGACAAGGTTGGGAGCATGAAAGAGGGCAAGGACTGGCTGTATTATGTGGTGATCACCTCCACTACCAGCTGATCAGTTAATCCTGTTGACTCAAGACTGAAGCTGGAAAACTTTTTGACAAAGTGGGTGCATATGGTGTTAACTGGGGAAGCATTGTAGCAGAAGTATATTGTAATCTGTCTGCTGTGTGGGTTTGAAGCTCTGACACAGGGCCTTGATCCTGGTTGACTTAGAGAGCTAGTCAGAGTGGTCTTAAGCAGCCATTGTGCCTTTTTGGTCTGCTTGGTTATGTGTAATTAAGCAAATTGGAAGCCTGGGAGCATTCTAGTCTACCCTGTTTCAGTTGCTGCTGCTTAAGTACAACCTCTCCATACATGTGATCTTTGAGTAGATATCTCCTAAGACATGAAGATGAATTACTTCAGTTTAGCTAGCTGGTCCTCTAGTGTAGCATTTTTTAATTGGTATGTGCTGGTGGTGAGGCCTACATTTGTATTTGATTGTCTGTCTCCTAATGTAGAAAAGGCTAATGGGTATCTCAGCATTCCTGCTTGCCTCTGTGGTATTGCCAGAGGTGGCTTCACTCAGCAACCCAGCAAGCATAAATCGGTCTGATATACCCCTTATCTAACATCAGCACCTGATGATAAAGCAGCATATAGATAGATACAAACTAGAGCAGTGGGTCAGCAGTAGTTTTCATCTCATCCCTGACCCTAAACTACAGCCTTGCTCTTTTGAAGGCTGCTTCAGGAACACAATTGAAATTGGGCATGCTTTAGAGGTCAGAGGCACCAATAGGTCTTAACATATGTTAAGAGAGGAAACTTACctacctcaccagtgccaaaagCCAAATTTCCACAGTGCAGTCCCTTACTGAGTGGAGGGGAACAACTACCATCTTCTGCATTTTTGGGGAGGTAAGAGGTGACATTCTGCCACATTTGTTCAAGGACAAAGGCTGTGTTCAGTACCTCTCATGGATGGAAGGGACAGGTACAGTCTCTCACCCTTAGAAAGCAGCAGGTAGCTTATTAATAACCTGCTTATTGCAATCTAAACTACTTTTGCTATACCTGGACTGTCATTTTAGGACAGTTTCCCCACCTTTACATAAAAGGGGAATGTTTGTCAAAAGAAATGGAATCCAAGAATGGCACTGCCAGTAGTCAAGGCAGTTGATTCAAAAGATATGAACTACTCAAGGGCAATGAACACACCTGTTGTATAATCAGCTTCTACTTTTCTAAGAGGCTTGCCTCAACTCCTAAATCTAGCTGTGCTGGGTAGTTAATGTTCCCAAACATTTTTCCTCATACCAGACTCATTGTCACCTTCAGTTAGTCAATAAGGGGTAAGAATATAGTCAGCACCATCTCAAGTCTTGCCTCAGAGGTTAACTACACAGAACCCTGCTTTTAAGGGACCAAGTCTTAATATAGGGActgctgcgccccccccccccccccccccacacacactgagaTGCAGCAGTTGCTCCCATCTAATTTAGCTCCCTCACTAGGCTGCTGGAGTGTTGGCTCCCAAGTACAGTCTAGGAAGGCAGACCTACCTTCAGCTGTGGCAGGCTGCTGTCTGCAGTAGTGAGGGTTTTATGGTAGCTAAAGGAATTCACACTGGAACCCATTCCATATTTCTTGGCTTTTTTATACTGTTTGCCCTAATATTCCAATTTTTAAGATGGCCCAGCCCACATTTATACAAACAACTGGACTGAAGTAGTCACAGGATCCAAGGGAAAAGATCAACACCTAGGAAGATGGTGGAAGGGGTTGACTAAGATGAGCAATTAGCTGGGTATGTGCCTGCTACTACACTGCATAGCAATGATACCAGTTTAGATGTTGCAATATGCTTTATAGTTAACCCAGTGCAACAAGCAGTGTGGTGGTTTACATGTCAGCCTAACTGTTTAGACTATCTGCAGCCCCAGAAAGGTACATCACTTTACAGTTTTTTCCACAACCTTAGAggcaagaaacattttaaaatgcatcttcTGGAACAATTTTGTAGTAGGAATCCTTCTGCAGGTGTTGCAGCCACAACTGAAGACCTATGTGTGACCAATCTTCCAGTAATGTCTATTTTGTATTTAAGACACCCACACCCTATTGTGTTTTCATGTCATGTGCTAACTTCTTCTGGCAAAGGGTGCTTTATAAATACAAAAATTTGCATAAGTTAATCCCTCAACTCTTTACTGTGAAGATGCCGCCTCTCGTAGCTGATGGTCTGTGGCTAGTCAAATTGACAGCTTCTTGCCATCAAACAGCTGTCTAGGTCTATGAGTAGTTCTCATATTTTCTTTTAGGAGTGCATGTTACCAGAGTAATTATGTTTTGCTAAAATAGTTAGACTTTTGCTCCACCTCTTGCAGTCACTACATGTACTTCATGTTTGTTCAGTGCTTGGAAAAAGTAAATCAGCCCTCATTTGCCATCATTACTCCTTCCACTCAAGTCCAGGCTGCTACTTACTACAGCATCAAACAGCAATAAAGCAGTTTAGATAGTGTGTGCCCCTCTTCACACACACTGCAGTGCCTCAGAATTAAGTGGTCACAAGGAAAATCTTGAATATTTTGATGACATGAGTTGTACTTCTGGCCTGAAGTCCATTACCTGTGGTGGACACATGCAGCTGTATTAACCCCTCAGTGTtttacagtttgtttttaaacacagtaaACAATTAGGAATGTTGGTTGGATAGTTTAATTACACttccaaagcatttaaaaaactcCTATATTGTGcaagaaacagaaaataacttTTCAAGACCAAGGAAACAGTCTAACTTTTGTCCGAGAGGTTTCGGACAGAATGGTTTACTTTTCTTCCCActacaaagcagcagcaaatggaAAACAAGAGTTATGGAGGGCTTAAAAATTTGTCaaagtttattttcttattttgcagACATTTAAAGACCACTGTGAAACTGAACAATACCATGGTCATACTACAAAAGggaccactttttaaaaatgatgctCAGGGTATATGCAATGAATAATCACGCTTCATTTCAAGTGTCCATTACATTACAGTCACAACAGGTTGTTTAtaacacacattttattttaaagtaaccCTCAAAATAATTCCAAGTCGGAACACAAATTGAGGGAAAATTTCACAACTTTTGATTTTACTATTCCATTAAGATGTTTTACAGTAACCATAATGTGTTGGAAGATACGCTTTCTTGAAAGCTATAGAAGCAACACCACTGATTTTAGGCTACAGAAGTCACCTAATATCCAAGACATTTATTCTATCAGTTTAAGTGATTTATACACAACCTCATTTCCATGTAAAATCATggctaaatgtttaaaaatgacaGTTCAGATTTCAGAATGTTAAATGCAAGAACAAAGGACCTTCCAGTGTATTTCCTTGACCTAGACTAAAGTTagttattgcaaaaaaaaaaaaaaaaaaaaaatttagggtCTTATTTACAATGTATGCCTTCTACCTATGCAAACTTCATccacaaactaaaatttaaaatacagctTCAACTCTTGTTTAGGCTTTCAGGCCAGTTAGCTCTTAGCACCAGTAGCACTGAAGGAAAGCTATAAAAGGAAACCTTACTGTAATTCTTCTGTAAAGGTTAACAATTCTAACTAGTACTCATTATGGTAAGGCAACCACACTTGTACTTGTGGCAAATTTTAATTCTAGAGGTCATGGAATGAACATTAGATAACAAAACGTAGTAGGGCATCTCTAACCaccatttgaaaaacaaattccattaaTCTGGTTTCAGAAAATTCAGGCAACTATACAGATGAGCTAAGAACTTAAAACATTCTCAAATGCATCACTTGACACAATGCAGAAAATATCTGACATTGCATTTTAAGCTTAATTAAAAGCACAAGATTCAGATGTTAAGTGACTAttgtaatatataattatattttcATAGATCCTACTTTGCTTTAATTTATTTTGGCCTTGAAGTCCACACTTATGGATTCTTACAATCATGGTGGATATCACTGAAGTTATGCCATGAAGTTTTTAGAATctacaattgtttttaaaataagcatttacGGGCATGTCCTTCTAAACAACCTAAATCCGTAGACACATCAAGGCTATTTACCCACACCTTTACATTGTTTAACTGCACAGAGAAAAAGCAGGTTGGGAAGCTACTCAACCAGTAGATCTCTCAGCTACATTCCAGACTTAAGAATCTTTAAAAGCCTGGGGATACCTCAGCGCCTCTATACACACACAATGAAATTTACTGCACTCCCCATTCCTTTACCATGGCTTGACGGGAGGAGTACTTTTTCCATTCAGTTACATATTCAGAGTATACTAATAAAGGCATCCATTGGTAAATGTGAAcagtaaaaaaaacccttttaataCTACTAAAGTGTATCTTTACCTAGATTCATTTTAGAAGAATTCAGAAGAGCCATCTACCATGTTAAAAATCAGTTACTGTACAATTAAGGGTAGATGTATACTCAGTTAACTAGTCACCCAAATAATGACATGCAAGCGAATTTCCACCAACTAAACTGCACAAATGTTCATCTCAATAACAAAAAACCTGATTTGTTAGTTACAGTAAAGAGGCCTACTCAACCTGAATAAGACTAAAGATCTGCTGCAAGCCACAGATGTGAGAAACAACATCCAATAAGGAAATCTAACTTTAAACCCAGATTTTAAGTGTCTTAATCTTGTGCTGAACTAAATTATTCTGAACCAAGTTTTGTGATGTTACTATGCAGTGCACTTTGAGGGACAATACCAGTTACCAGTCACTGAAAGCATTTGTATGTTGAAAATGTAACTTTAATAGATAATCTTCATCTTACATAAGAGCACAATAAATACACCACATTCTATAGAAACTCCAGATGATACTAGAATAGGAGTGTGGGAGGCAGAGAATACCACCGGACTACATAACCATCACCGTGAATTGCAAGACATACATTCCCATTGTAGGCTGTCATTTATGCAGTTCAGACTGGCCACACTGAAAGCTTAGAGATCAGAAAACATtcctggagggtgggggtggaggcaaggggaaaaaaaggaaggaaaaaggcatttaaaaaggaTATGAAGTTGAACtgaagaagaaattaaaatgtgCTTCCAAGagacataaaaaaaataaatgtgatagCAAGAAGCTATTATTTACTTCCTCCAAATGAATAAACCTTTCTTGTGATATTCAGCTTACTTAGGCTTATAGATAAGATCAGTTGGGGCTAGCTGAAAGTAGCTTAGCAAATATCAATTGACTGATTTGCTGCTCTGTAACAGCTGTATTGTACACTGATGTTTTATATGCTTTTTTTGAGACATGAGTTAGAATTAAAGAGCATAGTGTAATACCTGATAATCAGCACAAAACAGACAAGTGACATTTACCCAGTTACTGCTGTCATTTGCTCTGTTATCCTCCTGCTTTAAAAAGACACATAAGATGTTATGTATATACATGTTAATGCATTGTCAAACCTTTCTGACTGTGATAAATTATACTTATCAGAGGCTCATTTTGAAAGAATCAGTTACTAATATAATTTTGAACTATCTTGGCCAATTTCAGAACACACCGTGGCATGAGCTAGTAATACAAATCAGCAGCAACAAAAGTAAGGGAATTTGAAAATTCTTCCTTTTACTATTTAATCTGTCAGACTGGAGAAGACAAATTGTTCTGTTCtggtttcaattttttaaatacaattgtcACAGTAGAGAAGTGAAAACCACAGAAAAATAAACTGTACAACGGCAAAGTagaataacaaaaaatattttactaaaacaTAAGATTTACAGAAGATTTTCCAGACAAGCCATACAAAATGGTCACAAGCTTTTTCTTGAAAGGAGATTTCTACACTTGACAGCAGAATCACAATATTATTAGCGAAGGTGATGGATGTTTAATGTTCCCATTTTTGTTCAAACAATCAAGCTTGTCCATCTACAGCATCTAAGTTAGACTTGGCTAGAGAGCATATCCTAAAGTGTATCTGGTTAGCTGCTTTAACCAATGCGTTTAGCATCACcataaaaaaaaggaagaggaagagctcacaaaattaaaacaaaacccccagcagctaaccctgatTACCTTCATTCACAGTGCTTATACTTAAACCATGATGGAAAAAGTCATTAAAAGCAGAgatgtgctgctgcttttaaACAATTTCACAACAATCCAGATGATATTTCTAGCCTCTGCTCATGCGTTACAACAGTGAATTAGGACAAGACACAGATTTGCTAATGTGCATTTAATCACCAAAGGACTGAAGATGTCTGGGCTTTTATTCTGTAATGTTTCTAAGACTGTGTCCATTAaatgcaaacaaaagaaaaaagagaagaggtCTTGGCAGAATAGGAGAAGTGATGCACACTTGATGTTCAGAGCGAATTTAAATATTATTCATGGCATATAGCCTAGTCCATGCTCTggctgtaaagaaaagaaaaagcacactCTTAAAGTGAAATAAATCTCATTTTATTCATTTCAATATACTCCATTTCCCAAACTTTTGATTAGAAGAGCTTGTTAAGCAGAGGCACCTgagtattttaaattaatttttatgttACTGTTTCACAAATATAAGCATGTTAGCTGTGGAATGTTAGTCACAATCCAAGCCCACAAAGATTCACTGAAACAGATGCCACTGGGAACAGATGGGCTGGCTGCAGAGGATCCTGTAATGGGAAAGCGTAATGCAGCCTGTTTATTCTATTACCACGGAAACTACATTCTATTACAGCCTGCAATAGAAGCAGATTCAGAGATGCTGCAGAGCTCTGTGGACCTAAACTGCAATTTATTAAAGAACTGATATAAAGAGATGGATATAAGTACAGAAAGTAATGGTTTCTCTTTCTTAATAAGAGTTCAGTCAATGTAAAACGTGCAAACTAAGTGGATCCTCAGAAAAGACAGACCGACCTCCACTCTGGCTCTGATTCTGCACCTGCATTCAAGGCTATCAACTGCACAAGCAAACTGTTGTTCTTGTGAGTCACAAGCACAAAACTGGAGGTCAGGTTTTACAATTAAGTTCTAAATTGAAAACACATCGTGATCTAGTTTTCATAAAATTTCACACAAATACAAAAGTAATGACTTGTGTGATACACTACCTGTTTCTATGGCTTGGGCTTCATTGGTCTTCCACTGCTCTGCTACATCATTTGCTAAAGGATCATCTGGATTGGGAGCGCTTAGCAAAGCCTGGATTGATAGCAGAACTGTACGGATCTGCAAAGCTGGGGACCATTTATCTAAAGAGACAGATTTACAGTAGTATGAAATACCACATTCTTTATTACCACCCCCAGATTTAATGTGTTTTCCTCTCAGATTAAAGCCATTTAAGCCAGCCTTGTGAgcaagctaaaaataaaaaaaagtttgtaatcCTTTTAACATCTAAATTGTCAGCTTTCCCTGCTTAAGATGAATTAAGAGAAATGTATTTAGTGGAAAGGATGACACTTACCTTTCAAAATATCTAAACATATTCTTCCCAACTTGTCTACATTAGGGTGATAAATTTTGGTCATGAAACGTACTTTAGGAGCTGCCATTGGATATTCTTCTGGAAGGAATAGTTCAAGTTTAAATGTCCCACCCTCAAAGGGGGAATCCTGTGGGCCTGCAATGACCACATGAAAATAACGTGCGTTGCTCTCATCTGGCTCTGCTTTTATCCCAGGGACTGGTTCTGCCAGCAAGCGCTGAGtttcctggaggaggaagaaagagagtcATGGTGAAACAAAGGCAAGCTATTTAAAACACAGCAAACATATTTAGACAAAATTTGTACCAGGATATCAAATATTCATTTTAAGTAGATTTATGCAAAACCATAGAAAATGACTTTTCATATTAGGTGaagtataaaaaacaaaacaaacatcacATAGGAAGagtgagacaaattcagaatggaaattaGGCATGAGAGTAATCAATCCTTGGAACAATGTACCAAgcgtcatggtggattctccatcactgacagtttcTAAATTAAGGTTGAACattcttctaaaagatctgctctaggaattattttgggaaagtgcTATGGACTGtgctatacaagaggtcagactagatcattaCCAGCGTGGataaaaatcactgattttttaagaaaaaaataaaaaaacccattttttaattcaaattcgatttttttgataaaatgctttttgaggaaaaacctatccaaagatggttttaattaatatatctttgagctataatgtatcatCATGGAATATGGATTATAAATTCTagttctatagtatgagacaatatattcatgtaatgtttaagacaagttttgtaaatgagttccaatagttcatggattagggacccaatcttatggggttccacaggcttctgtacagattatttaggctaatctttctatctatccaatgggactcagtgctcag
This genomic interval carries:
- the UBE2N gene encoding ubiquitin-conjugating enzyme E2 N, whose product is MAGLPRRIIKETQRLLAEPVPGIKAEPDESNARYFHVVIAGPQDSPFEGGTFKLELFLPEEYPMAAPKVRFMTKIYHPNVDKLGRICLDILKDKWSPALQIRTVLLSIQALLSAPNPDDPLANDVAEQWKTNEAQAIETARAWTRLYAMNNI